Proteins encoded within one genomic window of Flavobacteriales bacterium:
- a CDS encoding 6,7-dimethyl-8-ribityllumazine synthase has protein sequence MATENKNLSHYNLEDVPSAKGMKIGIVVSEWNANITENLFSGAYGALVECGCKREDIIRKNVPGSFELPLAAQFLLESKNVDAVICLGSVIQGETKHFDYVCQTTANGIKDVSLKYNKAVIFGVLTDNTMQQAIDRSGGKHGNKGVEASITAIKMVNLRKNL, from the coding sequence ATGGCAACAGAAAATAAAAATTTATCTCATTACAATCTAGAAGATGTGCCTTCAGCTAAGGGCATGAAGATTGGTATTGTTGTTTCGGAATGGAATGCAAATATCACTGAAAACTTATTTTCAGGTGCTTACGGAGCACTTGTAGAATGTGGGTGTAAGAGAGAGGATATTATTAGAAAGAATGTGCCTGGTAGCTTTGAGCTTCCTCTTGCTGCTCAATTCTTATTAGAATCAAAAAACGTTGATGCCGTTATTTGCTTAGGAAGTGTTATTCAAGGCGAAACCAAACACTTTGACTATGTATGCCAGACTACTGCAAATGGCATAAAAGACGTGTCTCTAAAATATAATAAAGCCGTTATTTTCGGTGTGCTAACTGACAATACAATGCAGCAAGCTATAGACCGCTCTGGCGGCAAACATGGCAACAAAGGTGTAGAAGCTAGTATTACAGCCATTAAAATGGTAAACCTTAGAAAAAATTTATAG